AGATTCTGCATAATAATTTCAACCATTGAATCGATGCGAGGACCGCATGTCTTGGCCAGGTCCTGAATCATGAGACAACCCGTAGTACACAGTGTCGTCCGCAAAGAGTTAACCACCTTGAAAATACCATCCAACAGTGTCTTCATGCCGTTAAAGAACTGGGTCGGGAACGAGTGCGGTGCGTTGCCGCGGGTAAGACGCCGAAGGGTAATGACATTGCGTTCACGCGGAACCCAGTTTTGTTCGGTCTCTCGACCTTCGAACCAAGGAAGCATGTCGCGCACCATGTCGTCGACATCGCGGGATGATGCCACAACGAGAGGCTCAATGTCTTCGGAGTCATTTTGGGAACCATGCGGCTCGTCAGGATATTCGTCAATTGCGGCGCGCTGAGGCGGGCCAACACTTCGTTCGCGGTCCAGTCTGGAGACGGGGCGTTGCGTTCTAACAGGTTCAGGCTCTGAAAATACGTCAGTTGCCTGATTTCTTCATATGGCCAGGCCGGAGGCATACCTGGTGACTCAACACGATATTGCGAACGTGAAGACATGACCGAAACTGGACGTTGATGCAGGGCCTCAGCCCGAGATGCAGGACGCGAAGGTGCCGAATGTTCTCCGTCTGTGGAGCTTAGTCCAATGCTGGTCAGAATGGAGTTTGCGATTGATTTTCGAACATTATGAGCGTTTAATTGCTTGGTTAAATCGGATTTGGCACGCGCAGGGGCATTCCTAGTTATGTTAGACtatcaaaaaaaaagaaaaaaaaaaaaaaaccgcAGATATCACGTACTGGAACAGTTCAACCACGGTCATCTTTGCCGTGTCGCGGACCGCACTGTCGGCGTCTTCCAGACAGCCAACCAGTCTGGGAACGTATGCACGGAATAGAAGTCCATGGGTTTTTGTCATCTGCACAGGAATGTAAGATATTGGTGCATAAAGATGCGGGAAGGGAACGAACATACATTCGCCAACCATATCATACTCATCTCCCTGGCTCTGGCATTCTTGCCAACCAGCGCAATTTCCAGCACGTAGTGTTCAACATCAGCATTTGCTGCCGGCCACATATCAGTGAATGCCTGGGCTGCTTGGGCTCGAGTGCGCTCTTTGCGGTCTCCCAGTCGTTCCAACAGAATAGGATAGAGCATCCGACCTTGGCCCGAGATCAGATGATGTTGATCCTGAATAAACAATCGTTTCAAGAAATGACCTAAAGTTGAGAAACCGCCACCAAGCAGCGACGAATGCTGAGATGTAAGGGCGAGGCGCAGCGCTTCGAAAATGGTTGTAACGGCAGATTCGGGGACATTCTTTTGTTTGATATCGGATTTGACGCTTGTCAGATGCGCAGCCTTGGCGTCAATGGACAGGTTGACATTCTTCAGCGCAGCTAATAGCTCCGCAGCCTTTGACTCCATGATCGCGACGAGGAGGGATTTAGCGACACGCGGACATAGAGGAGGGTGGTCTAGACGGCGAAGCAGGGAGTTCGACGGCGTTCAGATGGTAGCGTAGGGAGAATCGACACTACGCGTAAAACTGAAAAGATCTGCCACAGCCAACGCGAATGATTAGCACAATGTACTTTTTGGTACTCCTCCGGCGAGCGCAAACAAAGGGAAAATCCGGAAGGAGAGATGAGGGGAAGGCCAAAAGATGCCATAAAAGATCTCAGACAGCAGAAATGCTCAACTGCGCTTGAGTCACAGACGACAATAACCATATTGATTAACAAAAAGATAGCCCATACCTTTTCGCGACGTTCTGAGTCTCGTTCAGCCGGCGCTCGCAGAGGACTGTTTGCGGGGGTAagaaggaggggaagcaAATGAAGACGGCGAAATGCGATGGAACGCGGCGGATTAAACGAGCTGGTGAGAAGCAGCCGATTTGATAGCGAAGAGTATAATCGTAGCGACGCGATTTTGGTTGAAAAGTCGCAGATTCGACGAAGGGTGAAGAAGTTGAGGGAGGTGAGTAAGAGGGAGGGAGAATGGGAGGACGGAGAAAGAAGCGGCGACGAAGAGAGCAAAAGACAGCGACGGTAAGCGACAGACGCGATGTCGGCAATCAGTAGTATTATGTCCCTCGTAGAagattctttcttttcagtATTTTaagcagaaagaaaaagaaatgaatgatGTCAGTCCAAATAGAAGTTGTTGGCTTAGGAATCAGGGATGGCCGCCAGAAAAGGAGAACGCGAGGAGCAGAAAAATGCCTCTACTGGGGATGGAGTCAGTGTTTGTGTCTTCTTGTTGTTTTCCctttccctctctctctttctcttcttttttatgATGCCTGTGTATTTATATtcattgggcttcttgctGGTTCTTGTGGTTTGTTTATACCCGACGGCGCCGTCTGGTTGTGAGGGTGACAGACCAGGTGGGGTCAGTGCTGATAGCGTACTGTAAGAGTACTATTAGTCCAGatggaaaaaaaagaagaaaattatATCGAAAAAGACATGAATATCCATTGCTGTATTATTGTGTACTCTGTGTTTATTATTCCTCAGTACAGTGACACGGTTCCATGTAAACAAACAGTAAACAACCAAACCTCAACTCCAATGAAACTCAAAAACTGCTTCagatatactccgtacaggggTGTTAATAGGCAATAGAAGCTAGTTGAGCACTGTCAAATGCTGGCAGCTGCAAATGCCATGCCGTGATCGTCCCTTGTGGATCGCTGCTAGACACTTGGGCCAGATGGAGCATAGTGCATCGTGCCAACCTCTCCAAACATTGCAATTGCTCTCTATGAGCTCAGGATATCATGGGCAATCTTCTCAGCAAGAGCGTCTGTCAGGGTCAGTTACAGTCCGCCGTAAGTTTCCAAAACAAGGAAATGGGACTTACAAATAGTAGCCATCGGATGTCCCGGGGGCAAGATCGGGAACGACGAAGCATCAACCACCCGCAGCCCCTTCACTCCGTATACCCTCGCTTTGGTGTCAATGACGGCCTTCTCGTCATCCTCCTTACCCATAGCACAAGTACAGGCAGCGTGATACACAGTACTCGCCGTCTTGCGAATAACCTCCAAAATCTCTGCATCACTCTGCACATCCTCGCCCGGGAAATACTCAGGCCCGATCAGAATATCCTCCATGACAGTGCTATTGAACATCTCCCGCACGCGCTTGTACCCCGCCACCACAACCGCCTGGTCCGCGGGATGAGTGAGCCAGTTTGGATTGATTACCGGCGCGTCAGCCATATCAGCTGAAGAAATGTCGATAGTTCCTCGAGAGAGCGGGGCGACTAGTGCCGTAGACACGGTTGCATAGTTGTATCCGTCCGTTGGAGCATCGCGCTGGTAGTTCTGCTGGTAGCCTAGAAATCCGCTCATACTTAGGTACTCGACTTCAGGCCAATCGCTGGGGAACTGGGTTAGAGCGGAGAGGGTGTTGTCGGGCCAGGGGGATCGGTAAGAGGAGGGGATTTTCTCCCAGGCAAGGAAGTCGCCGCCGGAGTTGGTGAGGATGCCTTCTTGtttgttgatgaagaggtCATTGGCTTCGCTGAGGGCATCTGGGTTTGCCAGTGAGGATGAAGTGATGGCGTTGACGCGGTAGGTTGGTCCCATCAGGATGTGATCCTAAAATCAGTCAGTCATCTTCTCTGCTCCGTGTTTTACATTGGGTCTACTCACCCACATGTTCTGGCCTACACCAGGTCGGTCTGCCACGACGGGAATGTTGTGTTTCTGAAGAGTAGCCTTGGGTCCCACACCAGACACCATCAACAACTGAGGAGATTGGAAAGCCCCAGCCGAGACAATGACCTCTTTTCTAGCGGACAAAGTGtactcaacgccatccgaCTCGACCAGCACACCGTTTGCCGTCTTCTCCAAATCAAACAAAACCTTCTTCGCCAAGGTAGACTGGTAGACCGTCAGTGAAGTCGACTCTAACGCAGGCTGCAGAAATGCAGTCTCAGAAGACTCGCGCGTCTGGTCAGCCGCATTGATCGTCTCCAGCACATAAGCAGACCCATTAAGCGCACCGCTGGTAAACCCCTGAATCGGCTTGATTCCAATCGCTGCGAATCCCTTCTCAACCCAGGACGACATGGCATTGGCGTAGTTTGAGAAGGTCACAGACAATGGCCCACCGCCCGACCCCAACGATGCCTCGTCATAGCTTGGAGTCGCATTGGCAGCCCTAGACGGCCCCGGAGGCGTGAAATTGAGACTCTTCTGGAAGTAAGGCAGAAGGCCATCATAGGTGTAGCTGTCATCGCCGACCTGGTCGGCCCATTTCTCGTAAGACTCGATGGTTCCTATGTGATACGCCATGTAGTTGCGCGCGGTACATCCGCCTAGGGCTTTACCGCGAGCATAATGAACACTGGCGTTCAGGAGGCCGTCTTGTGGCGTTGTAATAAACCCCCAATCAACCGGACTGACATTTTCGGGATCCTTTCCGCTCCAGTATGTATCGTAGGCTGGGATTTGGCTGAGATTGCCATTAGAGATTTCATAGAAGGTGCCTGCTTCGATGACGGCAACTGAAATCGAGGAGTCCTCGGCAAGACGAGCGGCTATTGTCAGGCCGGCATTTCCACCGCCCACAACAACGTAGTCATAGGTAGCGTTCTGGGGGACGCCGAATGAGGAGCCGATTAGGCGAGAGTTGTCCTCGGTGGACAATGGAGCTGATTGGGCCAATGACGCCCATAGCGTAAGAATTGCCAAGAGAATGGGACGCATGTTGCAGGGGGGCCACATGGGTAGATGTACGATTTCAATGGAGGAGTTCAAGGATAGAAGATCATCCTGGTGATTGGGTCATTGCGTACTTTTATATGGTTGTCAAGAGAGCTAACACCTCAAACTTTGCCATTTACCACGGAGGCAATGAGGCTTGAATACGCCCTCGTACCTAAATTTACCATCACGAGTGGTATCAAGAGTGTCTCCATACGGTATACGGTAATCGTTCGCAAACTTGATCCTGGAGACAGTGTTAGATCCAACAAGGCTTAGGATAGATGACTTTGCCCCCATGTCACCGTAAGACCATGGCTCCCTAGCTCTGGTCGAACAAGACAATTGGTTCAACTCACGGCTTGCCGATGAGAATACTTACTAGGAAGCTTCGGCCCCAGTGGGGCCGAGGCTTGGTGATGACCGTAATCACCATAAGGCTGCATGTCAGAGTGTGGAGCCGGTGTCAGCGTTTTATGACTTAGTGCTGACGGTTGCGTTATTGCATGACCGAGAAGGATCCTGCTGAAGAAAGCTGGACAAGTATCACGTTGCTGCCTATAGGTTACTGCTGTAGGCTATGCTGGTCCAGTAGATCCTTACTTTAGCGTCATCTGAAGAGCCGTCCTTCCATGAATTATTTTGAGAATTCTCAAGTACCACACGTTTAGGCTCTTCTCGTATTGTCGTATCCAGAAAGAGTTGAAAATTTTTCTTTGCATTCCTAGGGCTAGTGAAGTCTGCAAGGAATAGAAACTATGGCAGAAACTATAGAGTAACAACGATCTTCTTCCCGGAAACACCAGCCTTCTGCACGTCGAATGCGTGCTGGATCTTGTCTAgtccatgtccaacaacgaCCGGATCGGGCTTGGCCTGCAGCTGTCCACTGGCGAGCGCCTTGGGCACATATTCCTCCCAGATAGCTTGGCCAATCTTTTCGTTTGGAGGCGTCACTATGGCAAGGGCGGACACTAGAGTATCCTGTCAGTATCTTTTCGAGTTATGGAAAGTCTAGTTGGAATCACCAGATTTAGGCTTGAATGTCTCCGAAGGATTCTTGTAGGGCAACACAGAGGCAGCCGGGATACCGCCAAGCTCCTTTGCAATGGCGGCAAGTGGCTCAAAGGTGGCTTCTTCGGAAATAGAATCATAGATTCCGGCGATCTCTTTTCCTCTGAGTTCGTTCACAATATCGTTCACGACAGTAGGAGACCTGTAGTCAAAGACAACGCTTGCCCCTAAGTCCTTGACAAACTGATGATTAGCAGGAGAAGCCGTCGCAGTCACTCTCAGGCCCGAGGCAGCAGCAAGCTGAACGGCTGTCGCACCAACAGATGATGCGGCGCCCCAGACTAAGATGGTCTTGCCAGTTGACTCAGGACTAGTCGATGGAAGCGGAAGACCAAGATAGTCTGGGAGATACAGTCCCACGGAGGCAGTTGAGATGGCCAGCGGCAATGTGACAGCTTGCTCGAAGCTCAGGGGTTCGGGAATCGCAGCTGTCGCGTTTTCTTGTGCCACTGGATACAGTTGGAAAGCAGAATGCGCGGCGTTCGCGGTCTTCAGCGACAGGAGATGTCTTGATCAGGGAATTAGGCTGATTCGATACTAATTGGGCAGGGTGCAACTAACGCGATTACTCTTTGGCCTTTCTGGAACCGAGTCACTCCCTCTCCGACTTCCTCAACGGTGCCAGCAACATCCTCTCCCACGATGAAGGGGTAATTCTGGATTAAAATACCATAATCCCTGCTAGATTAGCGGCTGAGGAGCATTGCATGAAATGGAGACGACTCACTGGATCTTCCAGTCGACAGGGTTCTAAAACAAGACATCAGCATTAGTACAAAACCCAAGGCCGAGTAGTCAAGACTCACGATTGCAACTGCACGGCTCCGAATAACCAACTCACCAGGCCCTGGCTTCGGTGTTGGAGCGGGGCCGACGGTCAACTGTTGACGGGCCTCTGGGATCCAGGCAGCTTGATTGCTAGACATGTTGGATGATGGGTTGTGAAGATGAATCGGTGGGAAAAGTCTCAGGGGAGGATTTTATAACTGCGTGTCAGCTTACAAATTTATCCTGGCTAACTACTGTCGTCAGCCCACCACTATGCACACTGAAGAGGGGTCGTCCGCCTCTCGTATCCAGATTGGCTAGCGCAAAGAAAGAAGCTGCAAGTACATACAAGTACCGCTGGCATAGTTTCATCTCTACGCTCAGGTTGGAGTAACCCCCAGTCAGCGAGATGTCTGTCACGACATTTTCACCCTCCCTTAGCTCAAATCCCTCATCTTGACCCAGTGCCGCAGCTGCCAGTAGAGCATGTTAAATTTGATGGATTGACGTGATGTGCTGACGCGAAGTGCAAGATGGTCAAGGTCATGACGGAACACAGCTGATACTCATGGTAAATCCCGACGTAGGTCAAAATGCCGCTTCATGCCATTGTTGTTTCCAGCCATAAACAATGGCTGATAGGATATGATGCCTGTCCGTCACGTTTTCTGGGGAAGCATATCACGTATCATATTCTATGGGACTCGCACTGTAACCCAAGCCCTTTTAAGCTTTTGTAAGCTCAACCTACAAGCGATCGGAATTCGCCATCCCCAATCGTCAGCTACGGTGATGCTCGACCGATACGAAGGCGACGGACTGTTCCTATGCAAACGCTTTCCACATTCAAGTTTCGCTTTCTAGATAACAAAATGACCACAATTATGATCTATCCGATTCATTTTGGCCATACTGAGATTGAGACATCTGAAAATACGACGTTATTCGGATAACTTCCATAGACGCACCTCGGGTATCTAGCGCACAATCCATAGATATTCACACTTTGAGCCTCAAAAGATATTCCACATTGCTAAGATTTCCAATCTACAGTTTCATATCGACATGGTATTTACCAAGGGGCCTGGAGACCGTCGTAGCGGTTAAGTCCCTCCGCATTCTCCCATCCGGGCACCTTGATGTTGTAGAATTTCCCGTTGTCTGCGGAAGTTGCGTTGTCAATGACCTCCATGACACCCGTCGAGCTCTGCTCAACCGAAAGATCGGCCGTGTCGCCACCGAGGTTGGTGCGGACCCACTGGAAGAGTCAGTCTCAATGCGGAGTACAGAGGGTTAGGTTAGCAACTTACACCAGGGGAGATAATGAGGAACGTGAAACCTTGCTCCGCGAAGGACTGGGCGTATTGCACGGTCAACATGTTC
This Aspergillus chevalieri M1 DNA, chromosome 3, nearly complete sequence DNA region includes the following protein-coding sequences:
- a CDS encoding zinc-binding alcohol dehydrogenase family protein (COG:Q;~EggNog:ENOG410PHHZ;~InterPro:IPR013154,IPR013149,IPR036291,IPR011032, IPR020843;~PFAM:PF00107,PF08240;~go_function: GO:0016491 - oxidoreductase activity [Evidence IEA];~go_process: GO:0055114 - oxidation-reduction process [Evidence IEA]); the encoded protein is MSSNQAAWIPEARQQLTVGPAPTPKPGPGELVIRSRAVAINPVDWKIQDYGILIQNYPFIVGEDVAGTVEEVGEGVTRFQKGQRVIAHLLSLKTANAAHSAFQLYPVAQENATAAIPEPLSFEQAVTLPLAISTASVGLYLPDYLGLPLPSTSPESTGKTILVWGAASSVGATAVQLAAASGLRVTATASPANHQFVKDLGASVVFDYRSPTVVNDIVNELRGKEIAGIYDSISEEATFEPLAAIAKELGGIPAASVLPYKNPSETFKPKSVSALAIVTPPNEKIGQAIWEEYVPKALASGQLQAKPDPVVVGHGLDKIQHAFDVQKAGVSGKKIVVTL
- a CDS encoding GMC family oxidoreductase (CAZy:AA3;~COG:E;~EggNog:ENOG410PJ5E;~InterPro:IPR012132,IPR036188,IPR000172,IPR007867;~PFAM:PF05199,PF00732;~SECRETED:SignalP(1-18);~go_function: GO:0016614 - oxidoreductase activity, acting on CH-OH group of donors [Evidence IEA];~go_function: GO:0050660 - flavin adenine dinucleotide binding [Evidence IEA];~go_process: GO:0055114 - oxidation-reduction process [Evidence IEA]), which encodes MRPILLAILTLWASLAQSAPLSTEDNSRLIGSSFGVPQNATYDYVVVGGGNAGLTIAARLAEDSSISVAVIEAGTFYEISNGNLSQIPAYDTYWSGKDPENVSPVDWGFITTPQDGLLNASVHYARGKALGGCTARNYMAYHIGTIESYEKWADQVGDDSYTYDGLLPYFQKSLNFTPPGPSRAANATPSYDEASLGSGGGPLSVTFSNYANAMSSWVEKGFAAIGIKPIQGFTSGALNGSAYVLETINAADQTRESSETAFLQPALESTSLTVYQSTLAKKVLFDLEKTANGVLVESDGVEYTLSARKEVIVSAGAFQSPQLLMVSGVGPKATLQKHNIPVVADRPGVGQNMWDHILMGPTYRVNAITSSSLANPDALSEANDLFINKQEGILTNSGGDFLAWEKIPSSYRSPWPDNTLSALTQFPSDWPEVEYLSMSGFLGYQQNYQRDAPTDGYNYATVSTALVAPLSRGTIDISSADMADAPVINPNWLTHPADQAVVVAGYKRVREMFNSTVMEDILIGPEYFPGEDVQSDAEILEVIRKTASTVYHAACTCAMGKEDDEKAVIDTKARVYGVKGLRVVDASSFPILPPGHPMATIYALAEKIAHDILSS